In the genome of Nocardioides seonyuensis, one region contains:
- the hisH gene encoding imidazole glycerol phosphate synthase subunit HisH, producing the protein MSEDVVVLDYGSGNLRSVVRAVERTGASVTLTSDFDRALEADGLVVPGVGAFAACMAGLRAIKGERIIGRRLAGGRPVLGICVGMQILFARGVEHGVETEGCDEWPGVVERLQAPVVPHMGWNTVEVPTGSTLFTGVEGERFYFVHSYGVRDWALVTNDRTRAPLVTWAEHGGDRFVAAVENGPLSATQFHPEKSGDAGAGLLRNWVQSL; encoded by the coding sequence GTGAGCGAGGACGTCGTCGTCCTCGACTACGGCTCGGGCAACCTCCGCTCAGTGGTGCGGGCGGTCGAACGGACAGGTGCCAGCGTCACGCTGACGTCGGACTTCGACCGAGCGCTGGAGGCTGACGGGCTCGTCGTACCCGGGGTCGGCGCGTTCGCTGCGTGCATGGCCGGGCTGCGGGCGATCAAGGGCGAGCGCATCATCGGTCGACGGCTCGCGGGTGGCCGCCCGGTGCTCGGTATCTGCGTCGGGATGCAGATCCTCTTCGCGCGCGGGGTGGAGCACGGTGTGGAGACCGAAGGTTGTGACGAGTGGCCCGGCGTGGTCGAGCGACTGCAGGCGCCTGTCGTGCCGCACATGGGCTGGAACACCGTCGAGGTGCCGACCGGGTCGACGCTCTTCACGGGGGTCGAGGGCGAGCGGTTCTACTTCGTGCACTCCTACGGTGTCCGCGACTGGGCCCTGGTGACCAACGACCGCACCCGGGCGCCGCTGGTGACGTGGGCCGAGCACGGGGGAGACCGCTTCGTGGCCGCCGTGGAGAACGGACCCCTCAGCGCGACGCAGTTCCATCCGGAGAAGTCGGGTGACGCCGGGGCCGGGCTCCTGCGCAACTGGGTGCAGTCTCTCTGA
- the hisB gene encoding imidazoleglycerol-phosphate dehydratase HisB, which translates to MSRTATVERTTSESSVKVEVHLDGTGRSQVTTGVAFYDHMLTAFARHSLIDLVVHTTGDTHVDAHHSVEDTAIALGQALREALGDKAGIRRFGDATVPLDEALVQAVVDVSGRPYCVHTGEPAGQEYVAIGGNGPNGAPYQGSLTRHVFETLAFHAHLALHVRVLAGRDPHHIVETQFKAFARALRDAIALDPRETGVPSTKGAL; encoded by the coding sequence ATGAGCCGCACGGCCACCGTCGAGCGCACCACGAGCGAGTCGAGCGTCAAGGTCGAGGTCCACCTCGACGGCACCGGCCGGTCGCAGGTCACCACGGGCGTCGCGTTCTACGACCACATGCTCACCGCCTTCGCCCGGCACTCCCTGATCGACCTCGTCGTCCACACCACCGGCGACACCCACGTCGATGCCCACCACTCCGTCGAGGACACCGCGATCGCGCTCGGGCAGGCGTTGCGCGAGGCTCTCGGTGACAAGGCCGGGATCCGCCGGTTCGGAGACGCGACGGTGCCGCTCGACGAGGCGCTGGTGCAGGCCGTCGTCGACGTGTCGGGACGTCCCTACTGCGTGCACACCGGCGAGCCGGCGGGTCAGGAGTACGTCGCCATCGGCGGCAACGGCCCCAACGGCGCGCCCTACCAGGGGTCGCTGACGCGACACGTGTTCGAGACACTCGCCTTCCACGCCCACCTCGCCCTGCACGTGCGCGTGCTGGCCGGCCGCGACCCGCACCACATCGTGGAGACGCAGTTCAAGGCCTTCGCACGCGCGCTGCGCGACGCGATCGCGCTGGACCCGCGAGAGACGGGTGTGCCCTCGACGAAGGGAGCACTGTGA
- a CDS encoding histidinol-phosphate transaminase, which translates to MTFPPLREELRGIEPYGAPQLDVPVQLNVNENPYGPSPEAAADIARAVGRAAASLNRYPDREFTELREGLAAYLNSSGGHGITPEMVWAANGSNEVMLQLLQAFGGPGRCALSFAPTYSMYPEYARDAMTEWVVGRREEDFSLDLDAARKLVLERRPTIVLLPSPNNPTGTALPPEAVSALCEAAASYEPGGLVVVDEAYGEFRRAGTPSALELLPRHRNLVVTRTMSKAFALAGARLGYLAADPAIGDAIRVVRLPYHLSAVTQATAVAALRHAPELLGRVEDLRVERDLTVAWLRDQGLEVPDSDSNFALFGRFPDRHAVWQRLLDRGVLIRETGPQGWLRVSIGTPEEMTAFRHALTDVMKEQA; encoded by the coding sequence ATGACCTTTCCTCCTCTGCGGGAGGAGCTGCGCGGCATCGAGCCCTACGGGGCCCCGCAGCTCGACGTGCCCGTCCAGCTCAACGTCAACGAGAACCCCTACGGACCCTCGCCGGAGGCCGCAGCAGACATCGCGCGTGCGGTGGGGCGTGCGGCAGCCAGCCTCAACCGCTACCCCGACCGTGAGTTCACCGAGCTGCGCGAGGGCCTGGCGGCCTACCTCAACTCCTCGGGGGGCCACGGCATCACACCCGAGATGGTGTGGGCTGCCAACGGCTCCAACGAGGTCATGCTCCAGCTCCTGCAGGCGTTCGGCGGTCCGGGCAGGTGCGCGCTGTCCTTCGCCCCCACCTACTCGATGTACCCCGAGTACGCCCGCGACGCGATGACCGAGTGGGTCGTGGGCCGGCGCGAGGAGGACTTCTCGCTCGACCTCGACGCCGCACGCAAGCTCGTGCTCGAGCGGCGCCCGACGATCGTGCTCCTGCCCAGTCCCAACAACCCGACCGGAACCGCCCTGCCTCCGGAGGCTGTCTCGGCGCTGTGCGAGGCGGCGGCGTCCTACGAGCCGGGCGGCCTCGTCGTCGTCGACGAGGCCTACGGCGAGTTCCGCCGGGCAGGCACGCCCAGCGCCCTGGAGCTGCTGCCGCGTCACCGCAACCTCGTGGTCACCCGCACGATGAGCAAGGCGTTCGCGCTCGCCGGGGCCAGGCTGGGCTACCTCGCCGCGGACCCGGCGATCGGCGACGCCATCCGCGTGGTGCGGTTGCCCTACCACCTCTCCGCGGTCACCCAGGCGACCGCGGTTGCGGCACTGCGGCACGCCCCTGAGCTGCTCGGCCGGGTGGAGGACCTGCGCGTCGAGCGCGACCTGACGGTGGCGTGGTTGCGGGACCAAGGGCTCGAGGTGCCCGACTCCGATTCCAATTTCGCGTTGTTCGGGCGCTTTCCCGACCGGCATGCTGTCTGGCAGCGCCTCCTCGACCGGGGGGTGCTGATCCGCGAGACCGGGCCGCAGGGATGGTTGCGGGTGTCCATCGGGACGCCCGAGGAGATGACAGCATTCAGGCACGCACTCACTGACGTGATGAAGGAGCAAGCATGA
- the hisD gene encoding histidinol dehydrogenase, translating to MIRRIDLRDADPASVDYRASVPRAEFDVEAVMHRVQEIVDAVRTRGVDAIVELTEELDGVRLDDLRVPSEALVRSLEALDPGVRAALEESVRRLRATCEADLEDDHSIEVAPGAVVTHRSVPVDRVGLYVPGGLAPLVSTVVMNVVPAQVAGVRSIALSAPPTRETGLPDASILAACALLGVDEVYAVGGAQAVAMFAHGAGPCRRVDMVIGPGNLYVTAAKRLLRGLVGIDSEAGPSEIAVLADDSAEAAFVAADLLTEAEHGGTSAALLVTDSDVLADDVEAELEKQVGATRHSARIADALGGEQSAIVLVRDMDQGLDVVNAYASEHLEIQTRDAAALSSRVRNAGAIFLGSWSPVAVGDYCAGSNHVLPTAGCACHSSGLGVKSFLKQVHVVDYTREALAAVADHVVALAEAEDLPGHGAGVSSRFER from the coding sequence CTGATCCGTCGCATCGACCTGAGGGACGCCGACCCGGCGTCCGTCGACTACCGCGCGAGCGTTCCTCGCGCCGAGTTCGACGTCGAGGCCGTGATGCATCGGGTGCAGGAGATCGTCGACGCCGTGCGCACGCGCGGCGTCGACGCGATCGTCGAGCTGACCGAGGAGCTCGACGGGGTGCGTCTCGACGACCTGCGGGTCCCCTCGGAGGCGCTGGTCCGGTCGCTCGAGGCACTCGACCCCGGCGTCCGCGCCGCGCTCGAGGAGTCCGTACGACGCTTGCGCGCGACGTGCGAGGCCGACCTCGAGGACGACCACAGCATCGAGGTGGCCCCCGGCGCGGTCGTGACCCACAGGTCGGTGCCGGTGGACCGGGTCGGCCTCTACGTCCCCGGAGGGTTGGCGCCCCTCGTCTCCACCGTGGTCATGAACGTCGTCCCTGCCCAGGTGGCAGGAGTCAGGTCCATCGCGTTGTCGGCTCCGCCCACGCGCGAGACCGGCTTGCCCGACGCGTCGATCCTGGCTGCCTGCGCCTTGCTCGGGGTGGACGAGGTCTACGCCGTCGGCGGCGCCCAGGCGGTCGCGATGTTCGCGCACGGCGCCGGGCCCTGTCGCCGCGTCGACATGGTCATTGGCCCCGGCAACCTCTACGTGACCGCAGCCAAGCGACTTCTGCGCGGGCTCGTCGGCATCGACTCCGAAGCCGGTCCCAGTGAGATCGCGGTGCTCGCCGACGACTCGGCAGAGGCCGCATTCGTTGCCGCGGACCTCCTCACCGAGGCCGAGCACGGCGGCACCTCGGCCGCACTCCTGGTCACCGACTCCGACGTGCTGGCCGACGACGTCGAGGCGGAGCTGGAGAAGCAGGTCGGTGCGACCCGGCACTCCGCGCGCATCGCCGACGCGCTGGGAGGCGAGCAGTCGGCCATCGTCCTGGTGCGCGACATGGACCAGGGCCTGGACGTGGTGAACGCCTACGCGTCCGAGCACCTCGAGATCCAGACCCGCGACGCGGCAGCGCTCTCCAGCAGGGTCCGCAATGCCGGAGCCATCTTCCTGGGGTCCTGGTCCCCGGTCGCGGTGGGCGACTACTGCGCCGGGTCCAACCACGTGCTGCCCACCGCAGGGTGCGCCTGCCACTCCTCCGGCCTCGGGGTGAAGTCGTTCCTCAAGCAGGTGCACGTGGTGGACTACACGCGCGAGGCACTGGCCGCCGTCGCGGACCACGTCGTCGCGCTGGCCGAGGCCGAGGACCTGCCCGGCCACGGCGCAGGCGTGAGCAGTCGGTTCGAGCGATGA
- a CDS encoding LON peptidase substrate-binding domain-containing protein codes for MADSMPMFPLNTVVFPGMTVPLHVFEERYRALVDHLLEVPDPGQRVFGTVAIREGYEVGDHGAQSIYRVGCTLQLTEVEPRPDGSFDVVAVGRDRLLLDRMEPGGDYPHGLASVVVEPRVRVEEQVLDRARATFTAYRAAMAQLQGDPFSGTLPRDPDYLAWTLSAIAPLPMAERQSLLEAPDSQERLELVTHLLREELRAINVIPSLPATQVARTAWSPN; via the coding sequence GTGGCCGACTCCATGCCGATGTTCCCGCTGAACACCGTGGTGTTCCCCGGCATGACCGTGCCCCTGCACGTCTTCGAGGAGCGCTACCGCGCCCTGGTCGACCACCTGCTCGAGGTGCCGGACCCCGGCCAGCGCGTGTTCGGGACGGTGGCGATCCGTGAGGGCTACGAGGTCGGCGACCACGGCGCCCAGTCCATCTACCGGGTCGGATGCACCCTTCAGCTCACCGAGGTCGAGCCGCGACCTGACGGCTCCTTCGACGTCGTGGCCGTCGGCCGGGACAGGCTGCTGCTCGACCGCATGGAGCCCGGCGGCGACTACCCCCACGGCCTCGCCAGCGTCGTCGTGGAGCCGCGTGTCCGGGTCGAGGAGCAGGTGCTGGACCGCGCCCGGGCCACGTTCACGGCCTACCGTGCCGCCATGGCCCAGCTCCAGGGTGACCCGTTCAGCGGCACGCTGCCGCGCGACCCCGACTACCTGGCCTGGACGCTGTCGGCCATCGCGCCGCTGCCGATGGCGGAGCGGCAGTCGCTCCTCGAGGCGCCCGACTCCCAGGAACGGCTCGAGCTGGTGACCCACCTGCTGCGCGAGGAGCTGCGCGCGATCAACGTGATCCCCTCGCTGCCGGCCACCCAGGTCGCGCGCACAGCGTGGTCGCCCAACTGA